In a single window of the Natator depressus isolate rNatDep1 chromosome 24, rNatDep2.hap1, whole genome shotgun sequence genome:
- the MEX3A gene encoding RNA-binding protein MEX3A, with amino-acid sequence MPSLVVSGIMERNGGFGELGCFAGSSKDRALLEDDRALQLALDQLCLLGLGEPSSSSSSAAVVGAEDSNNNNNNPPPPPPQQPPQPQPPQPPPPPQQPPPPPAPKGSATLSSSASTAETKLCALYKESELRLKSSSNTTECVPVPSSEHVAEIVGRQGCKIKALRAKTNTYIKTPVRGEEPVFMVTGRREDVAMARREIISAAEHFSMIRASRNKAGTTFGSAPTLPGQVTIRVRVPYRVVGLVVGPKGATIKRIQQQTNTYIITPSRDRDPVFEITGAPGNVERAREEIETHIAVRTGKILEYNNENDFLSSSPDSGMENRYSEAWRVHTPAPGCKPLSTFRQNSLGCIGDCSVDPVYETPRLNDQNDFNYGYLFPNYGVNKQDLYYGVPESGAPMWAGQENTNPVSVLFSKQQRSGSTGAVHPNSHRSPSSSIQEPNLSGLPRRSQGEPLQGFSKLGANTTARTSISSSRECMVCFESEVTAALVPCGHNLFCMECAVRICERTDPECPVCHAAATQAIRIFS; translated from the exons ATGCCTAGCCTGGTAGTATCAGGGATAATGGAAAGGAACGGGGGTTTCGGCGAGCTAGGCTGCTTCGCGGGGAGCAGCAAGGACAGGGCGCTGCTGGAGGATGACCGAGCCTTGCAGCTCGCCCTGGATCAGCTGTGCCTGCTCGGGCTGGGGGAgccgtcctcctcctcctcctccgccgcCGTGGTGGGAGCGGAggacagcaacaacaacaataataacccgccgccgccgccgccccagcagccgccccagccccagccgccccagccgccgccgccgccgcagcaGCCGCCGCCCCCGCCGGCCCCGAAGGGCTCCGCGACCCTTTCGTCCTCCGCTTCCACCGCCGAGACCAAGTTGTGCGCCTTGTACAAGGAGTCGGAGCTGCGGCTCAAGAGCAGCTCCAACACCACGGAGTGCGTCCCCGTGCCCAGCTCGGAGCACGTGGCGGAGATAGTGGGCAGGCAAG GCTGCAAGATCAAAGCTCTGAGGGCAAAGACCAACACCTACATCAAGACCCCGGTGCGCGGTGAGGAGCCGGTCTTCATGGTGACGGGGCGGCGGGAGGACGTTGCCATGGCTAGGCGGGAGATCATCTCAGCAGCTGAGCACTTCTCCATGATCCGGGCCTCCCGCAACAAGGCCGGCACCACCTTTGGCAGCGCCCCTACCCTGCCCGGCCAAGTCACCATCCGGGTCCGTGTACCCTATCGTGTGGTGGGCTTGGTAGTGGGTCCCAAAGGGGCCACCATCAAGCGGATCCAGCAGCAAACCAATACCTACATCATCACACCCAGCCGGGACCGGGACCCCGTCTTCGAGATCACAGGGGCACCGGGCAACGTGGAGCGGGCCCGGGAGGAGATCGAGACCCACATTGCGGTGAGGACAGGCAAGATCCTGGAATACAACAATGAGAATGACTTCCTGTCAAGCAGCCCTGACTCGGGCATGGAGAACCGCTACTCAGAGGCGTGGCGGGTCCACACGCCTGCTCCAGGCTGCAAGCCCCTCTCCACCTTCCGACAGAACAGCCTTGGGTGCATTGGCGACTGCTCTGTGGACCCGGTCTACGAGACACCCCGACTGAATGACCAAAATGACTTCAATTATGGTTACCTCTTTCCTAACTATGGTGTGAACAAACAAGATCTCTATTATGGGGTGCCAGAATCTGGTGCCCCCATGTGGGCCGGGCAGGAAAACACCAACCCCGTCTCAGTGCTCTTCTCTAAGCAGCAGCGATCCGGCAGCACTGGTGCCGTCCATCCTAACTCACATCGCTCCCCGTCCTCTTCTATCCAAGAGCCTAACCTCTCTGGGCTCCCCAGAAGGTCTCAAGGGGAACCACTGCAAGGATTTTCCAAGCTGGGAGCCAACACCACTGCCCGGACATCCATCTCCAGCAGTCGGGAGTGCATGGTGTGCTTTGAAAGCGAAGTGACGGCAGCCCTGGTGCCGTGCGGCCATAACCTCTTCTGCATGGAGTGCGCTGTGCGGATCTGCGAGAGGACCGACCCGGAGTGCCCGGTTTGCCATGCTGCAGCCACTCAGGCTATTAGAAtattttcttaa